The stretch of DNA AAGGAGTTTGTACAAAAGTATTTCCTTGAACTGTTTGACACTTTTCCATATCAACAGATTTACAATTTTTTAGTAAAATTTGATATGAATTTTTATCAAGTTCAATAAAACAAGCTTTTTTTGCCCCTCGACTAATAGCTTCAAGTCCAATAGAACCACTTCCTGCAAATGATTCTATAAAAATCTTATCAATAATATCAAACTGCAAAACATTAAACAAAGACTCTTTTAGTCTAGCTTTCGAACTTCTTGTAACATCCAAAGATGGAAGTTCTAAAATTTTTCCTCTATACTTACCTGCAATTATCTTTGTTGTTGGTTTTTCAGTTTTCATAATTTGCACCTTTATTAAGATTTATCTAGCATAACTTTCAGCTCTTATTTCTCTAATTACATTTACTTTTATTTCACCTGGATACTGAACTTTTTGTTCAATCTCTTTTGCAATTTCAGTTGCTAATAATACTGCTTCATCATCATTTACAAGTTCAGCTTTTACAATAACTCTTACTTCTCGTCCAGCATTTATTGCATAAGCATTTAAAACACCCAATTTACTTGTAGAGATATTTTCAACCTCTTCAACTCTTTTTAGGAAACTCTCAAGAACTTCTCTTCTTGCTCCTGGTCTGGCTGCACTTAAGGCATCCGCAGCACAGACAGAAGCTGATTCTACATTTATAGGTTCTTCGTGTCCATGGTGAGCATAAATTGCATTTATAACTGTATCACA from Arcobacter suis CECT 7833 encodes:
- the rsmD gene encoding 16S rRNA (guanine(966)-N(2))-methyltransferase RsmD, which encodes MKTEKPTTKIIAGKYRGKILELPSLDVTRSSKARLKESLFNVLQFDIIDKIFIESFAGSGSIGLEAISRGAKKACFIELDKNSYQILLKNCKSVDMEKCQTVQGNTFVQTPLFIDFLGNSKDEIVLYVDPPFDYRDGMDDIYEKSFSMIRNIEVDNIFIIIIEHVSSLEMPEVLGRFSLNKTKKFGKSALSYYFYTQK